The following are from one region of the Methylophilus sp. DW102 genome:
- a CDS encoding putative DNA-binding domain-containing protein gives MPAFQDYQADFTAHLRQPAQHAPPHGVDRKRMRIYTEIVFNQFLTSLQACFPVLRSILGKRIFQRLARQCFSGQTFANPLFQDIPARFVDFLSTHQAADLPPYTTELAHYEWIELALSRELAEAPLPAAEQTALVPGLTHRVSLTAVHRLLHYAFPVHQLSRKQRHLPAADTYLLVYRTPDFQIRFIQLNVITYQLLQQIHLHPATAEQHLLELSRHLPDLPRETLLQFGIETLQTLAAAQAIDVTPAQD, from the coding sequence ATGCCTGCCTTTCAGGATTACCAGGCCGACTTTACCGCCCATTTGCGTCAGCCAGCGCAGCATGCCCCTCCGCATGGGGTAGACCGCAAACGCATGCGCATTTACACGGAGATCGTCTTTAACCAGTTTTTGACTAGCCTGCAAGCCTGTTTTCCTGTGCTCAGGTCCATCCTGGGCAAGCGCATCTTTCAACGCCTGGCGCGGCAGTGCTTCTCCGGGCAAACATTTGCCAATCCCTTGTTTCAGGATATTCCCGCCAGATTTGTCGATTTTTTAAGCACCCATCAAGCCGCTGACCTGCCCCCATACACGACTGAATTGGCCCATTATGAATGGATAGAACTGGCGCTTAGTCGCGAGCTGGCAGAAGCACCATTGCCAGCGGCCGAGCAAACAGCGTTGGTACCTGGACTCACCCATCGCGTCAGCCTGACCGCCGTGCATCGCCTGCTGCATTATGCTTTTCCGGTGCATCAACTGTCGCGCAAGCAACGACATCTCCCTGCCGCTGACACTTACCTGCTCGTGTATCGTACGCCAGATTTTCAGATACGCTTTATCCAACTCAACGTGATCACCTACCAATTGTTACAACAGATACATCTGCATCCAGCCACTGCAGAACAACATTTGCTAGAATTGTCCCGACATCTGCCAGATCTGCCGCGCGAGACTTTGCTTCAATTTGGAATAGAGACCTTGCAGACCCTGGCCGCGGCGCAAGCGATCGACGTTACCCCAGCACAGGACTAA
- a CDS encoding MarR family transcriptional regulator encodes MQNTLAKEALKQFRIIFGTVRQHFREIEVSCGISGSQLWLLHEIATHPELGVSRLAENLAIHQSTCSLLVEKLVKKQLVQKQRQSEDQRKVGLIVTDAGHAVLAKAPKPVDGILPQVLHTLDIEALKELNASLNMVITKLDAQSKALADQPMGDM; translated from the coding sequence ATGCAAAATACTCTTGCCAAAGAAGCTTTAAAACAATTTCGGATTATTTTTGGAACCGTGAGGCAACACTTCAGGGAGATTGAAGTGTCTTGTGGCATTTCAGGCTCGCAATTGTGGTTATTACACGAAATCGCCACGCACCCAGAATTAGGTGTTTCTCGTCTGGCTGAAAATCTGGCCATCCATCAATCCACCTGTAGCTTGCTCGTCGAAAAACTGGTCAAAAAACAATTGGTGCAAAAACAGCGTCAAAGCGAAGACCAACGCAAAGTCGGCCTGATTGTGACTGATGCTGGGCACGCGGTGCTCGCCAAGGCACCGAAACCAGTAGATGGCATTCTGCCGCAAGTCTTGCACACACTGGATATCGAAGCTTTAAAAGAGTTAAATGCCTCGTTGAACATGGTCATTACCAAGTTGGACGCACAATCCAAAGCACTCGCCGACCAGCCAATGGGTGATATGTAA
- a CDS encoding DUF1289 domain-containing protein has protein sequence MSEQEIASPCVGVCSMDEVSGFCQGCFRTLEEIRQWWDLDNAAKAEVIKTAAAREAAVFGE, from the coding sequence ATGTCAGAACAGGAAATTGCCTCACCATGTGTCGGGGTGTGCAGCATGGACGAAGTGAGTGGTTTTTGCCAGGGCTGCTTTAGAACGCTAGAGGAAATCCGCCAATGGTGGGATCTGGATAATGCGGCCAAAGCCGAAGTCATCAAAACGGCAGCGGCACGTGAGGCGGCAGTATTTGGCGAATAA
- the secA gene encoding preprotein translocase subunit SecA produces MLASLFKKVFGSRNDRLVKQYQQIVKQINALESEIAALSDEQLRAKTEEFKQRYAGGESLEKLLPEAFAVVREGGKRVLGMRHFDVQLIGGMVLNAGKIAEMRTGEGKTLVATLPTYLNALTGKGVHVVTVNDYLAKRDAEWMGKLYNFLGLSVGINLSQMTHDAKQLAYAADITYGTNNEFGFDYLRDNMVFSKEERVQRPLHYALVDEVDSILIDEARTPLIISGQAEHSVDLYGAINEVAKQLVRQQAEEGEGDFWVDEKAQSVTMSEAGHEHAEQLLEQTGLLAAGSSLYEPANITLVHHLYASLRAQNLYHRDQHYVVRNGEIVIVDEFSGRMMPGRRWSDGLHQAVEAKEGVTIQKENQTLASITFQNYFRMYQKLSGMTGTADTEAYEFNQIYGLETVVIPTHRPVQRLDAMDKVYRTAMEKYKAVIEDIKQCQAKGQPVLVGTTSIENSELISKLLTQAKLEHQVLNAKQHEREASIVAEAGRPGVITIATNMAGRGTDIVLGGNSENEIHAIQQDEKLSEAEKAGKIAQLKAEWQQRHDAVLAAGGLHIIGTERHESRRVDNQLRGRAGRQGDPGSSRFYLSLEDPLLRIFSGERVAAIMTRLNMPEGEAIEHAMVTRAIENAQRKVEGRNFDIRKQLLEYDDVSNDQRKVIYEQRNELLESIDVGQTIHAMREDVINSLFNTYVPPGSVEEQWEVPALEQALQAELGLTLPVAEWLETNPDLHEETLRERILNAANELYGAKEVLAGNDNMRNFERSVMLQSLDNHWREHLAALDHLRQGIHLRSYAQKNPKQEYKREAFELFESLLNTVKSEVTKITMQVQIRSREELEAEERRAEEAMRAAEVANVQYQHTDYDSALATTDASAAESLNVPEGVRVGRNDPCPCGSGKKYKNCHGALS; encoded by the coding sequence ATGTTAGCCTCGTTGTTTAAAAAAGTATTTGGTAGCCGCAATGATCGGCTCGTCAAGCAGTACCAGCAAATCGTCAAACAAATCAATGCATTAGAGTCAGAAATCGCCGCACTCTCGGATGAGCAGTTGCGGGCCAAAACTGAGGAGTTCAAACAGCGTTATGCTGGCGGTGAGAGCCTGGAAAAGCTGTTGCCAGAAGCTTTTGCAGTTGTGCGTGAGGGCGGCAAGCGCGTGTTGGGGATGCGTCACTTCGACGTACAGCTGATCGGTGGCATGGTGCTAAACGCAGGCAAAATTGCCGAAATGCGTACCGGTGAAGGTAAAACCCTGGTGGCGACCTTGCCGACTTATTTGAATGCCTTGACCGGTAAAGGCGTACATGTGGTGACGGTCAACGACTATCTGGCCAAGCGTGACGCCGAATGGATGGGCAAACTGTATAACTTCCTGGGTCTGAGCGTAGGCATTAACCTGTCTCAAATGACGCATGATGCCAAGCAGCTGGCCTATGCGGCAGACATTACCTACGGGACCAATAACGAGTTCGGCTTTGATTACCTGCGCGACAACATGGTGTTTAGCAAAGAGGAGCGCGTACAGCGTCCTTTGCATTATGCGCTGGTGGATGAGGTGGACTCTATCCTGATCGATGAAGCGCGTACGCCCTTGATTATTTCCGGCCAGGCGGAACACAGCGTGGATTTGTATGGCGCCATCAATGAAGTGGCCAAGCAATTGGTGCGTCAGCAAGCCGAAGAGGGTGAAGGCGACTTCTGGGTAGATGAAAAAGCCCAGAGTGTGACCATGAGTGAAGCCGGGCATGAGCATGCCGAGCAATTGCTGGAACAAACCGGCTTGCTGGCGGCGGGTTCAAGCCTGTATGAACCGGCGAATATTACGCTGGTGCATCATTTGTATGCCTCCTTGCGCGCACAAAATCTCTATCATCGCGATCAGCATTATGTCGTGCGTAACGGCGAGATCGTCATCGTCGATGAGTTTTCTGGCCGCATGATGCCGGGCCGCCGCTGGTCTGATGGCCTGCATCAGGCAGTCGAAGCCAAAGAAGGCGTGACCATCCAGAAAGAAAACCAGACCCTGGCTTCGATCACGTTCCAGAACTATTTCCGCATGTATCAAAAGCTGAGCGGCATGACCGGGACGGCTGATACCGAGGCCTATGAGTTTAACCAGATTTATGGCTTGGAAACCGTGGTGATCCCAACCCACAGACCGGTACAGCGCCTGGACGCGATGGACAAGGTCTACCGCACGGCGATGGAAAAATACAAAGCCGTCATTGAGGATATTAAACAGTGTCAGGCCAAAGGTCAGCCTGTGCTGGTCGGGACCACTTCGATTGAAAACTCCGAACTGATTTCCAAGCTCCTGACTCAGGCCAAGCTTGAACATCAGGTATTGAATGCCAAACAGCATGAGCGCGAAGCAAGCATCGTGGCAGAGGCCGGTCGTCCAGGCGTGATTACCATTGCCACTAACATGGCTGGCCGCGGTACCGATATTGTGCTCGGCGGTAATTCGGAAAATGAAATTCATGCTATCCAGCAGGATGAAAAACTGTCTGAGGCAGAAAAAGCTGGCAAAATTGCCCAGCTCAAAGCCGAGTGGCAGCAGCGCCATGATGCCGTACTGGCCGCGGGTGGTTTGCATATCATCGGTACCGAGCGTCACGAATCTCGCCGTGTAGATAACCAGCTGCGTGGCCGTGCAGGCCGTCAGGGCGATCCAGGCTCCAGCCGCTTCTATCTGTCGCTTGAAGATCCATTGTTGCGTATTTTCTCCGGTGAGCGTGTGGCGGCGATTATGACCCGCCTCAACATGCCGGAAGGTGAAGCGATTGAACATGCCATGGTGACGCGCGCCATTGAAAACGCGCAACGCAAGGTTGAAGGCCGTAACTTTGACATCCGCAAGCAATTGCTGGAATACGATGATGTCTCCAATGACCAGCGCAAGGTGATATACGAACAGCGCAATGAGTTGCTAGAGTCTATTGATGTCGGCCAAACGATTCATGCCATGCGCGAAGACGTCATCAACAGCTTGTTTAATACTTACGTTCCCCCAGGCAGCGTGGAAGAGCAATGGGAAGTCCCAGCGCTCGAGCAGGCTTTGCAGGCTGAGCTTGGCTTGACCTTGCCAGTGGCGGAATGGCTGGAAACCAACCCTGACCTGCATGAGGAAACCTTGCGTGAGCGTATCCTCAATGCTGCCAACGAGTTGTATGGTGCCAAGGAGGTACTTGCAGGTAATGACAACATGCGTAATTTTGAGCGATCAGTCATGTTGCAAAGCCTGGATAACCACTGGCGCGAGCATTTGGCGGCACTGGATCATTTGCGCCAAGGCATTCATTTGCGTTCTTATGCGCAAAAGAACCCCAAACAGGAATACAAGCGTGAAGCGTTTGAGCTGTTTGAGTCGCTGTTGAATACGGTGAAAAGTGAAGTTACCAAGATCACCATGCAGGTGCAGATTCGTTCCCGCGAAGAGCTTGAAGCCGAAGAGCGCCGCGCAGAAGAAGCCATGCGCGCCGCCGAGGTGGCAAATGTGCAGTATCAACACACGGATTACGACTCTGCATTGGCGACTACAGATGCAAGCGCCGCAGAATCTTTGAATGTGCCTGAAGGCGTACGTGTTGGGCGTAATGACCCTTGCCCATGTGGCTCTGGCAAAAAATATAAAAATTGCCACGGTGCTTTGAGCTAG
- a CDS encoding M23 family metallopeptidase, giving the protein MINIIIVSEKMAKPKTLGVFESVGLVLALILVPIVLTLLFITPQQVIKSQGVKAMLPPHLRGAMLSTQNHLDAYAKQIGELQARILRLDAQNQRLSKLAGVKSTAEPINERTPVNDMMGRGGPLVKDSPLSEEDLKATIEQMSADLDLRDEYQGKLEAKLLQKSVLREMLPNSSPVEAAYSSSSYGWRIDPMSGHRAFHEGLDFPASVGTPVYAAADGIVTTAVQTADYGNLLKIDHGAGLETRYAHNSKLLVNPGDRVTKGQKIALIGSTGRSTGPHLHYEIRLNGNPLDPREYLKNHS; this is encoded by the coding sequence ATGATTAATATCATTATTGTTTCAGAAAAAATGGCCAAGCCCAAAACATTGGGCGTGTTTGAAAGTGTCGGCTTGGTGCTGGCGCTGATTTTGGTGCCTATCGTGTTGACGCTGTTGTTTATCACACCGCAGCAGGTCATTAAATCACAAGGCGTTAAAGCTATGCTGCCGCCTCACTTGCGTGGTGCCATGTTGTCTACCCAAAATCACCTCGATGCTTATGCCAAGCAAATTGGCGAATTGCAGGCGCGTATTTTGCGGCTGGATGCGCAAAATCAGCGCTTGTCCAAATTGGCAGGCGTCAAATCGACTGCCGAGCCGATTAATGAAAGAACGCCGGTCAACGACATGATGGGCCGCGGGGGGCCGCTGGTAAAAGATTCTCCGCTGAGTGAGGAAGACCTGAAAGCAACCATCGAGCAAATGTCTGCAGACCTCGATTTGCGTGATGAGTATCAGGGCAAGCTTGAGGCCAAGTTGTTGCAAAAGAGCGTATTGCGCGAAATGCTGCCTAATAGTAGTCCGGTGGAAGCCGCGTATAGTTCGTCCAGTTATGGCTGGCGGATTGATCCCATGAGTGGCCATCGCGCTTTCCACGAAGGCCTGGATTTCCCAGCCTCGGTGGGGACGCCGGTTTATGCTGCCGCAGACGGTATTGTGACCACCGCGGTACAAACCGCAGACTATGGCAATTTGCTCAAGATTGACCATGGCGCGGGTCTTGAAACGCGCTATGCCCACAATTCGAAGTTATTGGTGAACCCGGGAGACCGTGTTACCAAGGGTCAAAAGATTGCCTTAATTGGCAGTACCGGACGCTCAACCGGGCCGCATTTGCATTATGAAATTCGTCTCAATGGCAACCCGCTGGACCCGCGTGAGTATCTCAAAAATCATTCCTGA
- a CDS encoding DUF721 domain-containing protein has protein sequence MHDSDVVYNIQAFCGQPAMFKINQIFKHHQALKPLLQEADDRQQLQQCWSAVAPEFSRLSHVLALQEGALTIAVQSGAVASRIRLMEAQLLRKIQEFSQNSRKIKALNLNAIKVKVQVKSRPPSKTKRIKSPSKHALTALERCAKQIDNPALEAALLEFVDHQRQD, from the coding sequence ATGCATGACAGCGATGTGGTGTACAATATTCAAGCATTCTGTGGACAACCGGCCATGTTCAAAATCAACCAGATTTTCAAACATCATCAAGCGCTCAAACCGCTACTACAAGAAGCGGATGACCGTCAGCAATTACAACAATGCTGGTCTGCAGTTGCCCCGGAATTTTCCAGGCTTTCGCATGTGCTAGCCCTACAAGAGGGGGCGCTAACGATTGCAGTGCAATCAGGCGCTGTGGCCAGCAGAATCAGGCTAATGGAAGCCCAATTACTGCGAAAAATCCAGGAATTTAGTCAAAACTCCCGGAAAATCAAGGCTTTAAACCTTAACGCAATTAAGGTCAAAGTGCAAGTAAAATCTCGCCCGCCTAGCAAAACCAAACGCATCAAATCCCCGTCCAAGCACGCCTTAACGGCACTCGAACGTTGCGCCAAACAAATCGACAATCCTGCGCTGGAAGCGGCCCTGCTTGAGTTTGTCGATCACCAGCGTCAAGACTGA